The BD1-7 clade bacterium DNA segment GGCGATTTGGGCCGGGATCAACCCTAGTGACGTTTCTGGTAAGGCGAAACGAGTACCGTGCATGGCAATGGCCAAATCACTGACGCAAGCCAAGCCAAAACCACCGCCCATTACTGCACCGTGCAGGCAACAAATTAACGGCATAGGTAATCTGTCAGCTTCCTGAATCATGTGCCCAAACGCGCGGTTAAGCTGTTGCAGGTAGTGATTATCGCCCTTGGCATTTTTGACATCGTTAATGTCTGCACCGGCACAGAAGTTTTTACCAGCTCCTTCGAGTATTAAACACCGAAATGACCTTTCAACAAGCCACTCGAAACAGGTTGTCAATTCTTCAACCATTTTGAGGCTCATCGCATTGGCGACGTCAGGACGATTCAGCTTGATTGCACACCAGGGATGATGATCTTCGACCGTGATACAGGTAAATGCAGGTTGGTTCATGATTTTTTCCTGGAGGGCAGTATGCCCATGGTTTTGCAAATAATATTGAGCATCACCTCGTCTGCGCCGCCGCCAATCGAACCAAGGCGCATGTCGCGATAGTTACGCGACACGATGTTATCCCACATAAAACCCATGCCGCCCCAGTACTGCAGGCAGGCGTCGGTTACTTCGCGGGAGAGGCGGCCGGATTTGAGCTTCGCCATAGAGGCAAGGCGGGTGACGTTTTCCCCCTCCAGGTAGGCGTCGCAGGCGCGGTAGAGAAGACTACGCAGCGCTTCTACCTCAGTTTGTAGTTCGGCCATTCGAAAGTGGACAGCCTGGTTATCAAGCAAGGGCTTACCAAAGGCATCCCTTCCTCGGGTGTAGTCGATAGTGCTATCGATACAAAGCTCCATGGACTTGATCGCCATAATGGCGATATACATGCGTTCTTCCTGAAACTGCAGCATTTGCAGAGTAAATCCGTCGCCTTCGTTGCCGATTAGGTTTCGCTGAGGAATACGTACATCTTCAAGAAATATCTGCGCGGTATCGGACGCGCGCATGCCTAGCTTGTTGAGCTTGGGCGACAAGCTAATGCCTTTGGTATCTGTTGGCACTACGATGAGGGATTTATTGAGGTGCGGTTTGTCGTCTGATGTATTTGCGAGCAGGCAGATATAGTCTGCTTGTGTTGAGTTGGTGATCCACATCTTGGTGCCGTTGATGATGTAATCGTCACCGTCTTTTCGTGCTTGGGTTTTAATGCCCGCAACGTCAGAACCTGCGCCTGGCTCACTAACACCGATACAAGCAACGCTATCACCAGCGATAGCAGGCGCCAGATATTCGCTTTTGACGAAGTCACTACCAAACCGGGCAATCGCGGGAGTTGCCATACACGTTTGAACGCCGATGGCCATCGGCACACCGCCGCAATGGACGCGTCCTAGCTCTTCTGCCGCAGCCATTTCATAGGAAAAGTCTAATCCCATGCCACCGGCTGACGTAGGTTTGCTGATACCGAGTAACCCTAAGTTGCCGAGCTTTTTGAACAAGCTTTTAGCGGGGAAGATGCCTTCGGCTTCCCATTCGTCAACATGGGGATTGATTTCATTATCCACAAAGTCACTAACGGTGCGTCTTAGTGCTTGATGTTCTTCAGTCTCTCGCATGGGTGCCTCCTGCGATTATTGATCCTGTCGTTGCCTTGTAGTTGCTTTAGCCGCTCTATTTGCTATGTGCGTGCCACAGCGCAAGCATGATTGAAATGTCACCATCCGTTCGCGGTAACGGTATCCCATCAGCGATTAAAACCGCGCCACACCAAAACTGCTGGGGCGGCGTTCAGTTTGTTTGGCACGCTCGCACACCTGTAGCAATTTGATGAGTATCCATCGGGTATCTGCAGGGTTGATTAATCCGTCGTCCCATTGATGGGCGCTACCGAACAGGGCTGTTGAACCCTGATTGATTTTGTCTTCGGCGATTGTTTGAATTTGCTCAAGTTGATTTTGATCGGGGTCGATACCCATGCGCCGCTGTTTTTCTTCCGCGACGATACGCAATACCATGCCAGCTTGGGTTCCACCCATCACTGCAGTGCGGCTGTTGGGCCATGCCAGAATAAAATCCGGATTCAAACCGCGACCGCACATGGCGTAGTTGCCTGCGCCGTATGAGCCACCGACCACGACTGAAATTTTGGGCATTTGGGTGTTAGCAACAGCCTGAATTAGCTTTGAACCGTGTTTGATAATGCCGCTTTGCTCAGCTTCAGTACCGACCATAAACCCGGTGGTATTGTGCAAAAACAACAGGGCGATATTGTTTTGGTCACATAGTTGAATAAATTGGGTCGCCTTATTCGCTCCGTTTGCGGTGATGGGGCCGTTGTTGCCGATAATACCGACGCGTACGCCACCGATTTGGCAAAAGGTACAGACCGTTTGGTGGTCAAACTCTGGTTTGAAGTCGTTGCATTCAGAGCCATCGACAATACGCGTGATAATTTCATGTACGTCGTAGGGAGTTTTTGCGTCGTGCGGAACAACGCCGCACAGCTCTGCCGCAGGATAGAGGGGTTCATCATAAACGGGGTCAGGTGCCTGCCAGTTATCCTCGGGCAGCGATTGAACGACGTTGCGGGCGATACGAATCCCATCCGCGTCGTCTTCAGCGAGAAAGTCGGCCGTGCCTGCTTCTGTTGCGTGCATTTCTGCGCCGCCGAGTTGTTCGTCAGTGGCAACTTCACCGGTTGCTGCCAATAGCAGTGGCGGGCCTGCGAGAAACATTTTTGCTTTGCCACGAATGGCGATGATGACGTCTGAGAGGCCGGGCTGGTATGCGCCCCCAGCAGTCGCATTACCATGAACCACAGTGATTTGAGGGATACCATAGGCGCTAAGCCGCGCTTGATTAGCAAATGCCTCGCCAGCAGCAATAAAAACCTCGGTGGCGTAGTTCAGGTTGGCGCCACCGCTCTCGGCCAATGTGATGAGAGGAAGGTTTTTGTCGCGGGCAATCTGTTGAATGCGGAGTGTTTTTTTCAACCCTGCCGGTGAGATGGTGCCACCTTTGATGGCGTAGTTGTTGACCTGAACGATGCATAATCGATCACAGACAGTGCCGATGCCTGAAATTAATCCGCCGCCGGCCAAACTGCCATCTTGATCATCATCCATCATGTAGCCGGCCAAACCGCACAATTCGACAAAATCACTGCCTGGGTCTAGCAGAAGATTTAGCCGTTCTGAAGGTAATAGCTTGCCACGTTTGTGGTATTTCTCGCTGGCTTTAAGCTCGGTGTCGCGCACCGTTTGTTTTACCGTAAGAAAGGCATCGAGATACCCTTGCATGGACTTACAGTTTGTATTGAAGCTATCTGATTGTGGATCAATCGCGGATTCAAAGGGTGTCATTGTCGTTAACCAATTCCTTGTATGCCGATTCCGCGCGCCAAGCGATATCAGCATCGACCTCAACAGGCATGTCGAGTAATTGCTGTGCCACGGCTTTGCCTTGAGGGTCAATTCTCAAACTGGCGATGCCGCCTCCACCGAGTGCGTTTTCCATCAAAATATTGAATGCATCTAGACCAGGAAGACGATAAACCGTAACGCGACTGTTTTTATCTAACAGGTGTTTCATATAGTCGCTGACACGTGTCGGTGCCAGTGCTCGCTCTAGCCACGGCAGGTAATCAGGGTTACGCGCTTTGACGCCCACGTTCACGTTGTCGCCCTTATCACCACTGCGTGCGACGGCTAGATAGATCAGCGGAACAGTCACCGTATCGACGGATATTTTGTCGGTGGTGTCGGCTACTGTATTTGGGTGACTTTGCGGCTCAGTGGTGTCTATCGGAATGTCGCAGACACGGGTTTGGTCGTCGATGGTGAGATTTGCTGTAACGCGATCTTTGGGGTGGAGAAACGAAAAAAGACGAATGCATGGGGATGCTTTGGGCCGGCCGCCGACGAGTCCTGTCATACCCGGAGTCATGCCTGTGGCCGCTTGCGCGATTTCACGTGAAAATAACCCGAGTGCTTTTCTGTCGTCGTGACGTACGGCAATTTTAACAACGACTTCACGGTTTGCCTGCATTCTGGCGTGCTCGCCATAGGTACACTCACTGCCGAGAATTTCAACATTACACTGGTTGAATGTCGGCATACCGAGTGCGATATACATGCGATTAACACGAGACAGAATCGCATCGGCCACTACTTTACCTTTATCGACAGCATCACGGCCGCCAATCAAAAAACTCGCAGTACATCGATAACCATCCATCCATGTCGCACTTACCTTGTAGCTGCCGCCAGGGGGCTTTCCGTAAGCACCTTTTACCCGCACCTGATTAGTGCCGCAATCCTCCAGTGTGACTTGTGAGAAATCACAGCAAACGTCAGGTAATCGATACAGTTGTGGGTCACCGATTTCATAGAGCAGTTGTTCACCCACGGTGAAACGATTGACAAGGCCACCGCAGTTTTCGGGTTTTGATACCACAAAGTGTCCGTCGTCATAGCACTCAATAACGGGGAAGCCCATATGGTCATAATCATTAACCAATAACTGCCAGTCAGTAAAATTGCCGCCGGTGCATTGTGATCCGCACTCGATGATATGGCCGGCTAAAGAGCCTTGAGCCAGTTTGTCGTAGTCATCCCAAGCCCAACCAAACTCATGAACCAACGGTGCAAGAACGACAGCTGAATCGACGACGCGGCCGGTGATGATGATATCAGCCCCAGCTACGAGCGCTTGAGTAATCGCGGGCGCACCGAGATAGGCATTAATGCTGATGCAGGAATCCGGCATGGCTTCGTTGGTGAACATCTCTCGGATGCCGGTGAGAGCTGATTTTTGCGGTATGAGGTCGTCGCCATCGATACAGGCAACTGTGAGATCGAGCCCGGCACTTCGGATTTCTTTACGGATCTGTTCTGCACATTGGGCGGCGTTCATGCCGCCAGCATTACTGACGACCTTGATGTGTTTATCGGCAATTGCGGTGAGAAGCGGCGCCAAGACGCTCACAAAGTCTGTTGCATAGCCTAAATCGGGGTTTTTCAGACGGGCACCGGCCATTATCGATAGCGTGACTTCGGCTAGGTAATCAAAAACCAGATAATCAAGCGGGGTGTTATCGACCAGTTGTTTGGCGGCAATGCTGGTATCACCCCAGAAAGCCGAGGCACAGCCTATTCGCACAGACGTTTTCATCGATCAGACCTCTCGTTGGAGTTGATCTTGTTGTATAGACCAGAAGACGAAAATTCGACAATTGGACAAGCATTTCGTCGGTTGGTTTAGACCGTTCGTGCGTTAGGTGGGGTTACGGCTCTTAGTGGGTAATGGGGTTTAACGTTCTCCGATAATAGCAAAGCGTCCGCGGAAGGTGACAGCGACGCTGCCGTTTTCATGAATATGCGACTCTAACGATATCGCTGCTTTGCCAAATTCTTCGTAGTCACGAAAGAACTCGTCCCATTGTTTGTCGTCTGGTGAAACACTTCGCGCCTGAATGTTTTTACTGTTAACCGGCGCTTTGTATTCGATCTCTGCGCGCCCGACAACTAGGTCAGGATCGATGCCGTGTTCGAAGCACTTCATAAATGCTAGGCCGATAGCATCCATCACACATAGGCAGTAAAGGCTGCCGCCGAAACCGGTACCTTTATCGTTGTGATTCAACGAGAGGGGTGCCTGGATAACCAGCTCTTTGCTGTCGTAGCTCTCTACGCTAACCCCCATATTAACCATCAATGGAAGGTTCTCATTAACGAATTCACTCAGGCGATCAATTAGGGTGTTGGTCATAGCTAGTCGTCATTAGTATCTGATTAAGGGGCATGTGAGGCGTGGTGTTATACATGTTTCTTGAAATATTTTAGCAATTTTCTTGCTTTAAGGAATTCAATGGGGCATTATTCGCGCCGCTGGCCAGAACGGCTAAGTTGTTGATCACGTTGATTGTTTTTTGCTCTTCAAGCATAAAATGACACAGCGTAATAATGAAGATGCGAGAGTGGCGGAATTGGTAGACGCGCTAGATTTAGGTTCTAGTGTCGCAAGGCGTGAGAGTTCGAGTCTCTCCTCTCGCACCATTCATCTAAATGAATGGGCATCCCCTCAATAAAATAGATCCACTGCTAAACTTACGTTTCCTGCTATCTTAAAGTCAATGTCGATTTTTCTGGCATCAAAACTTAATCGTTTTACTTGATGTACTGGATAAATGTATAGTATCTTTCGCGATCCCTAATAGCTGCTCGTTATTTACTTCGAGGAATTTCATTCTTCCGAGAATATAACCGGATGGTGTTTCTGCCTACTTAATTAGGGCATTATCGCTGAACGAAGTTTCTGAATGGCAGGTGTTCGGGATCTAAACAGGTAATTTGACGGTCAGATACCGGCAAACTTACTGTGTGAATATGTGCGCGTATTTACGAATACTTACGAAAGCCTACGTGTATTAATCGGGTATAAAACGGCGGATAGCAATGCTGCCGTTGTAAAGTCATAAGCTGCAGTGCAAGGTCTTATGGCAATATAAATGCGGAATTTCAGGCAGATAAATCGCAAGGCCGATAAGGAAATACGCTTTCGATGTGGAGGTTGTGATGAAAAATAACGGTGTAATTGGTGACAGTGTTGGCACCAGTAATCGTTCAGCGGTATTCGCTCCGGAAAAAACAACAAATCGTTCGCCTGTTAAAGCGCTACTTGTTTCAGCCGTTGTTATTGGTGCTGGTGCATTTGTTGCAATGTGGGCGATGAGCTGATTGTAGCGCGGTTACGATCGCAACAATTATTCGTGTCTGCACACCAGCATTTTGTTTTTTGCCGTTCATGGAGCTACGAAACGTGTGGGCATTTCAAAGTAGGCTACGGCGTGTTTGATATTCCGTAGCCTGCAAATCTTTTCAATCCTAATAACTATCACTCCCTGTGTATTTTAAAAGCATATCCCCGTCGTTTGGCCATCACGAGGTTGTTGCTTCATAGTTGCACTTACGGCTTTCATTAAGCGTTAGTATCATTCGCTGGCTATTCATTTGAAGCTGCTTACTTCCCTGATAAGGTCTTTCTGCGATAAATCAAATTATGAAAGGCGCTCCTAATTTCCCCCAACTGTTATCTACTTCGCTGTCTGTACAAGATACCTCTCGACCTATGCCTTTGCGGCACCCTAACGTGCGTGATTTATTTTGGGCTGTCGCTAGCCCTGAAATGATGGTACAGCATGCACACAATAGCTTGGCGGCATTGCCTGACGTAGATTGGTTCTTGGCGCTTGATCGCTCGCCACAGGCGCTTGAAGTACATCTGCAGCAACGTAACCTGTGGATGCTGGGAACATACTTTGAGGCGCTCTGGGAGTTTTACCTTGCGAATAACCCCAATACCCAATTGTTAGCTAAAAACGTTCAGGTGTTTGTCGAAAGAAACGGTCGCCCAGCAACTCTTGGGGAAATAGATTTTGTGTATTTTTGTCACCAACGGCGCAAGGCTATTCACCTTGAAGTTGCCGTTAAATATTACATGTTTGTAGGGCAGGGTGAGCAAAGTTCAACTAGTGATCTTGATCATTGGATTGGCCCTCAATGTAATGACCGGCTAGACATCAAGCATAAAAAGCTCATTGGCCGGCAGTCGACTATTGCGCAGACTCAGGAAGGTAAGAAGGTATTGGCTGAGCTTGGCATTGGTGAATGCGAGCCTGAAATTGCATTGAAAGGGTTTCTTTTTTACCCTATTGATAACCTCGCGGCGCCAGCACTGACAAACGACGGACATCAGCGCGGTATCTGGTTGCGGCAATCAGAGGTGGCGAGTTGGTTAGTGCGTTATCAGGCAGATTGCTCGGTTTGGCAGGTTCTCGAAAAGCCGAGCTGGTTAGCGACTGAGTTGGATCGATTCCCTATGATGACCAATGATGAGCTAGTGCGCCGTGTTGATTGCCACTTTACTCAGAGTGAGGATCTTTCTGTTGCCGAAGAGGGAGCGCCAATGCGTTCTCCGCGACCACTTCAATGTGCAGGCTTTGTGTCGGGTGCTGAGGTGATACGCTTTTTTGTCGTTCCGGATAGCTGGCCATTGCTGACTAAGGCGACGGCGCATCTGATGCTTGGCTAAAAAGACTAAGCTTTAAGCGCAATGTGGGTTCTGTATTCACGCCAACCGAAAAGTAGCGAATGGTGCCGTCTGTATTAACGATAAAAAACGTCGGTGTAGCACCAACGTCCATTGCCTGACTCAGACTACCATCATTGTCGGCGATGGCGTTGAAGCCATAGTTATTCTGTTCGATAAACTGATTAACCGTTTGCTGGTCACCAGAGCGCAGAGCAATGGTAATAACCGGGTAATCCTCAGCAATATTACTAACGGCCCTTGAAGTCAGATTACACACGCCGCACCACGTCGCCCAGGTATAAATGAGATAGGGCTGGCCGGGTTGTGTCTTGGGAGTGTTGAGCTGAGCGGTGAGAAACTCCATCACCGCCGGAGATAAGCGTTTGTTGTCGCGTTGAGTAAGGCGATAATAGTCGATAGCGGTACCCACAACCGCGATAAACACCACGATCAACAGGAGTTCTCTGCCCCAGCGGATTGACCAGTGCTGGCGTGCATCTTTTGGGGGTTCGACTTGTCTATTCATGAAGCGGGCTAGTTAGTTTCAAAAATGCCTTGCTGGCGATTTTTTTCTGTCTCTAGGGCGTTAAATACCTTGCCGTTCATGGCAATGTAAATACCAGGCTCTAGCAATTGGGCGCTTGTGATGGCAGCCCCCAAATTAAATAAGGCATCCGAATGCTGGATGCTGAAGGGGATCATCGAGCCGGTCAATACAATGGTTTTAACCAGATTGGCAGATGCCAGCACCTTTGCGGTGTCAGTCATGGTGTCAGTGCCATGCGTGATCACTAGCCGATCAGTATCGCTGGTTTGGCATTGCCCCAGAATCTGGTTTCGGTGTTCATCGGTCATCTGCAAGCTATCAATTGCCATCAACGGGGTAATATGAATGTTGGCTGTCACACGGGCACGTTTGATTATTTCCGGAATGTTGGAGTTGCCAAACGTCAATTTGCCGCTCAGTGGGTTATAGACCTTGTCGATCGTACCACCGGTAGTGATCAGTTCAATATTCATTATTGGAACCTCGTGGTCGGTTAGCTTGTAGGCTCAAAACGCTGTTGAAGATAAGCAATGATATC contains these protein-coding regions:
- the fadB_2 gene encoding putative enoyl-CoA hydratase, producing MNQPAFTCITVEDHHPWCAIKLNRPDVANAMSLKMVEELTTCFEWLVERSFRCLILEGAGKNFCAGADINDVKNAKGDNHYLQQLNRAFGHMIQEADRLPMPLICCLHGAVMGGGFGLACVSDLAIAMHGTRFALPETSLGLIPAQIAPFVVKRIGLTQARRLALFGERINAEEALEIGIIHHLSHSLDDQVAQVEKAVNAVLKCAPQATAATKQLLHEVQDSSGLDALNQILDKAAIDFADAASGEGRQGAAAFMEKRAALXVQPVENFKQIIKERHH
- the mmgC_2 gene encoding Acyl-CoA dehydrogenase, with amino-acid sequence MRETEEHQALRRTVSDFVDNEINPHVDEWEAEGIFPAKSLFKKLGNLGLLGISKPTSAGGMGLDFSYEMAAAEELGRVHCGGVPMAIGVQTCMATPAIARFGSDFVKSEYLAPAIAGDSVACIGVSEPGAGSDVAGIKTQARKDGDDYIINGTKMWITNSTQADYICLLANTSDDKPHLNKSLIVVPTDTKGISLSPKLNKLGMRASDTAQIFLEDVRIPQRNLIGNEGDGFTLQMLQFQEERMYIAIMAIKSMELCIDSTIDYTRGRDAFGKPLLDNQAVHFRMAELQTEVEALRSLLYRACDAYLEGENVTRLASMAKLKSGRLSREVTDACLQYWGGMGFMWDNIVSRNYRDMRLGSIGGGADEVMLNIICKTMGILPSRKKS
- a CDS encoding Methylmalonyl-CoA carboxyltransferase 12S subunit, encoding MTPFESAIDPQSDSFNTNCKSMQGYLDAFLTVKQTVRDTELKASEKYHKRGKLLPSERLNLLLDPGSDFVELCGLAGYMMDDDQDGSLAGGGLISGIGTVCDRLCIVQVNNYAIKGGTISPAGLKKTLRIQQIARDKNLPLITLAESGGANLNYATEVFIAAGEAFANQARLSAYGIPQITVVHGNATAGGAYQPGLSDVIIAIRGKAKMFLAGPPLLLAATGEVATDEQLGGAEMHATEAGTADFLAEDDADGIRIARNVVQSLPEDNWQAPDPVYDEPLYPAAELCGVVPHDAKTPYDVHEIITRIVDGSECNDFKPEFDHQTVCTFCQIGGVRVGIIGNNGPITANGANKATQFIQLCDQNNIALLFLHNTTGFMVGTEAEQSGIIKHGSKLIQAVANTQMPKISVVVGGSYGAGNYAMCGRGLNPDFILAWPNSRTAVMGGTQAGMVLRIVAEEKQRRMGIDPDQNQLEQIQTIAEDKINQGSTALFGSAHQWDDGLINPADTRWILIKLLQVCERAKQTERRPSSFGVARF
- the dsbE_1 gene encoding Thiol:disulfide interchange protein DsbE; translation: MNRQVEPPKDARQHWSIRWGRELLLIVVFIAVVGTAIDYYRLTQRDNKRLSPAVMEFLTAQLNTPKTQPGQPYLIYTWATWCGVCNLTSRAVSNIAEDYPVITIALRSGDQQTVNQFIEQNNYGFNAIADNDGSLSQAMDVGATPTFFIVNTDGTIRYFSVGVNTEPTLRLKLSLFSQASDAPSP
- the ansA gene encoding L-asparaginase 1 — translated: MNIELITTGGTIDKVYNPLSGKLTFGNSNIPEIIKRARVTANIHITPLMAIDSLQMTDEHRNQILGQCQTSDTDRLVITHGTDTMTDTAKVLASANLVKTIVLTGSMIPFSIQHSDALFNLGAAITSAQLLEPGIYIAMNGKVFNALETEKNRQQGIFETN